From Fusobacterium sp. IOR10, the proteins below share one genomic window:
- a CDS encoding Na+/H+ antiporter NhaC family protein, giving the protein MESYGFLSIIPIIVAVAMAIKTKNVIVSLFSSVFLGVLMLNSYNPLLSTKILIKGFFVPQLTDSYNAGVIVLMVFIGGFIELMMASGGAYAFAQAVGHYIDSKKKVQMAAYFTGIMIFFSDLGTPLIVGPIFAPFFRKLKVSKEKLAYILDSTASPVAVLVPFIGWGVFVIGLLQKEFKNLGLELSDYQSFIKAIPYNAYPILAITMIPMITLLGFDFGLMKKFDHESSEKYLAEENEEGAKSKYYVENAKPIFVWLPILVLLFTLFGMLGIKFLTTKVSGSEFRAALSSGYLYAAVVLMMLMLINKTKKFKEIFKIYLNGMCKMTEIAIILILAWTLGTINKHLGSADYIVGFIKDINLNAGYIPIITFILGCIVSFATGSSWGTFSILIPIVVPMAVATGAPLYATIGAVLSGGLFGDHVSPISDTTILASAGAGCEHIDHVKTQMNYAIVNAIIAIVFFGINGFVPISSSILIAIGVQFIVILLIKIKTKD; this is encoded by the coding sequence ATGGAGAGTTATGGTTTTTTATCAATAATACCAATTATTGTGGCAGTTGCAATGGCAATAAAAACTAAGAATGTAATAGTTTCTTTGTTTTCAAGTGTTTTTTTAGGAGTTTTAATGTTAAATAGTTACAACCCTTTGCTATCAACTAAAATATTAATTAAGGGATTTTTTGTTCCCCAACTAACAGATAGTTATAATGCAGGGGTAATTGTTTTAATGGTATTCATAGGTGGATTTATTGAACTTATGATGGCATCAGGTGGGGCATATGCCTTTGCTCAAGCAGTTGGGCATTATATAGATTCAAAGAAAAAGGTTCAAATGGCAGCATATTTTACAGGGATAATGATATTCTTTTCAGATTTAGGGACTCCCCTTATTGTTGGACCAATATTTGCACCATTTTTTAGAAAATTAAAGGTTTCAAAAGAAAAGTTAGCCTATATATTAGATTCCACTGCTTCTCCAGTTGCAGTTCTAGTTCCATTTATTGGTTGGGGAGTTTTCGTTATTGGATTATTACAAAAAGAATTTAAAAATTTAGGATTAGAGTTATCTGATTACCAAAGTTTTATTAAGGCAATACCATATAATGCTTATCCAATTTTAGCTATAACTATGATTCCTATGATAACTTTACTTGGTTTTGATTTTGGACTTATGAAAAAATTTGATCATGAGTCATCTGAAAAATATTTAGCTGAGGAAAATGAAGAGGGAGCAAAATCAAAATATTATGTGGAAAATGCAAAGCCAATATTTGTATGGTTACCTATTTTAGTTTTATTATTCACACTATTTGGAATGTTAGGAATAAAATTTTTAACAACTAAAGTTTCAGGAAGCGAATTTAGAGCAGCTTTAAGTAGTGGATATTTATATGCAGCAGTTGTATTAATGATGCTAATGTTAATTAATAAAACTAAAAAATTTAAAGAAATATTTAAGATTTATTTAAATGGTATGTGTAAAATGACAGAAATTGCAATAATTTTAATTTTAGCTTGGACTTTAGGAACAATTAATAAACATTTAGGATCAGCAGATTATATTGTTGGGTTCATAAAGGATATAAATTTAAATGCAGGTTATATTCCAATTATAACATTTATTTTAGGATGTATAGTTTCCTTTGCCACAGGAAGTTCATGGGGTACGTTTAGTATACTTATACCAATAGTTGTTCCAATGGCAGTTGCAACAGGGGCACCTCTTTATGCTACAATTGGAGCAGTTTTATCAGGGGGATTATTTGGAGATCATGTTTCACCTATATCTGATACAACAATACTAGCTTCTGCTGGAGCAGGTTGTGAACATATAGATCATGTTAAAACACAGATGAATTATGCCATTGTAAATGCTATAATAGCTATAGTGTTCTTTGGAATAAATGGATTTGTTCCTATAAGCTCTTCAATATTAATAGCAATAGGTGTACAATTTATAGTAATTCTTTTAATAAAAATTAAAACTAAAGATTAG
- the argH gene encoding argininosuccinate lyase, translating into MQYFSGRFKEKADDLILDFHSSIKFDKRLYRYDIMGSIAHVRGLGKQNIIKMDESKKIEETLREILEEMDQGKIEFSIEYEDIHMNVEKILIDKIGDLGKKLHTGRSRNDQVALDMKLFAKDEVKKIQSYTVELIEILMDFAKNNKHTYMPGFTHLQKAQPISFSHYVLAYVEMFRRDYERLENSFKLMNTSPLGSAALAGTTYPLDRNYTSEILGFSNPTWNSMDGVSDRDYLLEIMSDLSIIMVHLSRFSEEIITYCSNDYGYIELSDAFSTGSSIMPQKKNPDAAELIRGKSGRVIGDMTGFFTTMKGLPLAYNKDMQEDKEAFFDVVDSVKGCFTVFNGMVKTMTVNKDKMYNACKHGYINATDVADYLTEKEMSFRDAYKLTGAMVSYGIDNKKALDDFSMEEFHKFSKLFQKDIYEKISIKYCVEKRTTLGGPGSESVTKHMENVEEFLSQAIKSLKGYKLNSIL; encoded by the coding sequence ATGCAATATTTTTCAGGTAGATTTAAGGAAAAAGCAGATGATTTAATTTTAGATTTTCACTCATCAATAAAATTTGATAAGAGACTATATAGATATGATATTATGGGGAGCATAGCTCATGTTAGAGGCCTAGGAAAGCAAAATATTATAAAAATGGATGAATCTAAAAAAATCGAGGAAACATTGAGAGAGATTTTAGAGGAAATGGATCAAGGAAAGATTGAATTTTCAATAGAGTATGAAGATATTCATATGAATGTGGAAAAAATCCTTATAGACAAAATAGGGGATTTAGGAAAAAAACTTCATACTGGAAGAAGTAGAAATGATCAAGTTGCTCTTGATATGAAACTTTTTGCAAAGGATGAAGTGAAAAAAATACAGTCTTATACTGTGGAACTAATTGAAATACTAATGGACTTTGCAAAAAATAATAAACATACTTACATGCCAGGATTCACTCATCTTCAAAAGGCTCAACCAATTAGTTTTTCTCACTATGTGTTAGCCTATGTGGAAATGTTTAGAAGGGATTATGAAAGATTGGAAAATTCTTTTAAATTAATGAATACATCTCCCCTTGGATCTGCAGCTTTAGCAGGGACAACTTATCCTCTAGATAGAAATTATACTAGTGAAATATTAGGCTTTTCCAATCCAACTTGGAATAGTATGGATGGAGTTAGTGATAGGGATTATTTACTTGAAATAATGAGTGATTTATCAATAATTATGGTTCACTTATCAAGATTTTCTGAGGAAATAATAACTTACTGTTCAAATGACTATGGATATATAGAATTAAGTGATGCTTTTTCAACAGGTAGTAGTATTATGCCACAGAAAAAAAATCCAGATGCAGCAGAATTAATTAGAGGGAAAAGTGGAAGAGTTATAGGAGATATGACAGGATTTTTTACTACAATGAAGGGATTACCCCTAGCATACAATAAAGATATGCAAGAGGATAAAGAAGCTTTTTTCGATGTTGTTGACTCTGTTAAAGGATGTTTTACAGTTTTTAATGGAATGGTAAAAACAATGACTGTAAACAAGGACAAGATGTATAATGCTTGTAAACATGGGTATATAAATGCAACAGATGTTGCAGATTACTTAACAGAAAAGGAAATGAGTTTTAGAGATGCATATAAATTAACAGGGGCGATGGTTTCATACGGTATAGATAATAAAAAGGCCCTTGATGATTTCTCAATGGAAGAATTTCATAAATTTTCAAAATTATTTCAAAAGGATATATATGAAAAAATATCAATAAAATACTGTGTTGAAAAAAGAACTACACTTGGAGGCCCTGGATCTGAAAGTGTAACAAAACATATGGAAAATGTTGAAGAATTTTTAAGCCAAGCAATTAAAAGTTTAAAGGGATATAAATTAAATAGCATTCTATAA
- a CDS encoding carbon starvation protein A, whose protein sequence is MNGITMLGGAIVIFLIAYVTYGSWLGKKLGIDPKNPTPAHVKNGQGDFVPTKSPILLGHHFASIAGAGPIVGPIQAAVFGWVPVFLWIVLGGIFFGGVQDYSSIVISVKHEGKSLGEIIEHYLGHKCKMLFSIFVWLVLLLVIAAFTDIVASTFTNGTVATASLLFIPLAILFGFFVYRRNANLGLSSVAGIILLIVCIGIGINFPIHMSKNFWRGFVLVYIFVASVSPVWILLQPRDYLNSFLLYFVIIASAVGILFTNPTITLPAFTGFKNPFNGQTIFPYLFITVACGAISGFHSLVGSGSSSKQLDNEKDAKLVGYGAMLIECCLAIIALIAVAILFKDGHMPKGNPFVVYAGAIAGTFKNLGLGENAMKISYTVISLSFSAFAITSLDTGARLARVVFQEIFVSEKRKIEKRESVLTNSYMATLITVICGGVLCIAGYKNVWPIFGACNQLIAVPCFLAVGVWLAKTGRDNRMVIIPMVFMVFATMTSLVMSFWNNMLIFKEGKGKISIHGIQSLMIIFIFVLAFMLLFEGIKVLLKVRKTSLENN, encoded by the coding sequence ATGAATGGTATTACAATGTTAGGTGGAGCTATTGTTATTTTTTTAATAGCCTATGTTACTTATGGTTCTTGGTTGGGGAAAAAATTGGGAATTGATCCTAAAAATCCTACTCCAGCTCATGTTAAAAATGGACAAGGGGACTTTGTTCCTACAAAATCTCCAATTTTATTAGGACATCATTTTGCATCAATTGCAGGGGCAGGACCTATTGTTGGACCAATTCAAGCTGCAGTTTTTGGTTGGGTTCCAGTATTTTTATGGATTGTACTTGGGGGAATATTTTTTGGAGGAGTTCAAGATTATTCTTCAATAGTTATTTCTGTAAAGCATGAGGGAAAATCCTTAGGAGAAATAATTGAGCATTACCTAGGGCATAAATGTAAAATGTTATTTAGTATTTTTGTTTGGTTAGTATTGTTATTGGTTATAGCTGCATTCACTGATATTGTAGCTAGTACATTTACAAATGGAACTGTTGCAACAGCTTCTCTTTTGTTTATTCCTTTGGCTATTTTATTTGGATTCTTTGTTTATAGGAGAAATGCTAATTTAGGATTATCTTCAGTTGCAGGAATTATTTTATTAATTGTGTGTATTGGAATAGGGATTAATTTTCCAATTCATATGAGTAAGAATTTTTGGCGTGGATTTGTGTTAGTTTATATTTTTGTAGCATCAGTTTCCCCAGTTTGGATTTTATTACAACCAAGGGATTATCTAAATAGCTTTTTATTATATTTTGTAATTATAGCTTCAGCAGTTGGAATTTTATTTACAAACCCAACTATTACATTGCCAGCTTTTACAGGATTTAAAAATCCATTTAATGGTCAGACAATTTTCCCTTATTTATTTATTACAGTTGCTTGTGGTGCTATTTCTGGATTTCATAGTTTAGTTGGATCAGGAAGTTCATCAAAACAGCTTGATAATGAAAAGGATGCTAAATTAGTTGGGTACGGAGCAATGCTAATTGAATGTTGTTTAGCAATAATTGCGTTAATTGCAGTGGCAATATTATTTAAAGATGGTCACATGCCTAAAGGGAATCCATTTGTTGTTTATGCAGGGGCCATTGCAGGAACATTTAAAAATTTAGGTTTAGGGGAAAATGCAATGAAGATATCTTATACAGTTATTTCTTTATCATTTTCAGCATTTGCCATTACTTCTTTAGATACAGGAGCAAGGCTTGCAAGAGTAGTTTTTCAAGAGATATTTGTATCTGAGAAAAGAAAAATAGAAAAAAGAGAAAGTGTTTTGACAAATTCTTATATGGCAACTTTAATCACTGTTATCTGTGGTGGTGTATTATGTATTGCAGGATATAAAAATGTATGGCCAATATTTGGAGCTTGTAATCAATTAATAGCAGTTCCATGCTTTTTAGCTGTTGGAGTTTGGTTAGCTAAAACAGGAAGAGATAATAGAATGGTTATCATTCCAATGGTATTTATGGTCTTTGCAACTATGACTTCTTTGGTTATGTCTTTTTGGAATAATATGTTAATTTTTAAAGAAGGAAAAGGGAAAATATCCATACATGGGATTCAATCTCTTATGATTATATTTATTTTTGTACTTGCATTTATGTTATTGTTTGAAGGAATAAAGGTTTTATTAAAGGTTAGAAAAACTTCTTTGGAAAACAATTAA
- a CDS encoding S-layer homology domain-containing protein, with amino-acid sequence MRRATVISIFLIIFTISFSQSKFKDIPKDHWAYESVENLIKLGVIEENTFDFKGDNSLTRYEFAYDLSKALNKINLEKADQKELDILTSIIGDFSEELNKTGFDRISFEKKLNDVQINIKNLTKQMEINKVKLDTMEKRLKIIERELNLD; translated from the coding sequence ATGAGAAGAGCAACAGTTATAAGTATTTTTTTAATTATATTTACAATATCTTTTTCACAAAGTAAATTTAAAGATATTCCAAAGGATCATTGGGCATATGAATCTGTTGAGAATTTAATAAAATTAGGGGTGATAGAGGAAAATACATTTGACTTTAAAGGTGATAATTCACTAACTAGATATGAGTTTGCTTATGATTTATCAAAGGCATTAAATAAAATTAATCTAGAAAAAGCTGATCAAAAAGAACTAGATATTTTAACTAGTATTATTGGAGATTTTTCTGAAGAACTTAATAAAACAGGATTTGACAGAATTTCATTTGAAAAGAAATTAAATGATGTTCAAATTAATATTAAAAATCTAACAAAACAAATGGAAATCAATAAAGTTAAATTGGATACTATGGAGAAAAGATTAAAAATAATAGAACGGGAATTAAACTTAGATTAA
- a CDS encoding glucose-6-phosphate isomerase has translation MNKLKLDLSKILDYVAEEEIMAMESEITSASKVLSDGTGEGNSFLGWMDLPTNYDKEEFARIEKAADKIKSNSDVLIIIGIGGSYLGARAAIDMLNHTFYNKLSKEERKAPEIYFAGNSISAAYLKHLIEIVGDRDFSVNVISKSGTTTEPAIAFRIFKNMLEKKYGIQGSKERIFATTDSSKGALKKLALEEGYESFVIPDNVGGRFSVLTPVGLLPIAASGVNIKELMDGAKEAQEDYKKDFKENDCYKYAAVRNILYRKGKLIELMINYEPKLHYIGEWWKQLFGESEGKDGKGIFPAAVDLSTDLHSMGQYIQDGERILFETLLDVEEKEEDVEIPFDKADLDGLNYLAGKGMNFVNEKAKEGTQLAHIDGGVPNIRICIPKFDAFSLGYLFYFFEKACGVSGYTLGVNPFNQPGVEAYKKNMFALLGKPGFEKEAKILNERLKK, from the coding sequence ATGAATAAATTAAAATTGGACTTATCAAAAATATTAGATTATGTTGCTGAGGAAGAAATAATGGCTATGGAGTCAGAAATTACAAGTGCTTCTAAAGTTCTTTCTGATGGAACTGGAGAAGGAAACAGCTTTTTAGGTTGGATGGATTTACCAACAAATTATGACAAAGAAGAGTTTGCTAGAATAGAAAAAGCTGCTGATAAAATAAAAAGTAATTCTGATGTTTTAATTATAATTGGAATTGGAGGTTCTTATTTAGGAGCAAGAGCTGCCATTGATATGTTAAATCACACTTTTTATAATAAACTTTCCAAGGAAGAAAGAAAAGCTCCAGAAATTTATTTTGCTGGAAATAGTATTTCAGCAGCTTACTTAAAACATTTAATTGAAATTGTGGGGGACAGAGATTTTTCAGTAAATGTTATTTCAAAATCTGGAACTACCACAGAGCCTGCAATAGCTTTCAGAATATTTAAAAATATGTTAGAAAAGAAATATGGTATTCAAGGTTCAAAGGAAAGAATTTTTGCAACTACAGATTCATCTAAAGGTGCTTTGAAAAAATTAGCTTTGGAAGAGGGATATGAATCCTTTGTTATACCTGATAATGTTGGAGGAAGATTCTCAGTTCTTACTCCAGTTGGATTACTTCCAATTGCAGCTTCAGGAGTTAATATTAAAGAATTAATGGATGGTGCCAAGGAAGCTCAAGAGGATTATAAAAAAGATTTTAAAGAAAATGACTGTTATAAATATGCAGCAGTTAGAAATATTTTATATAGAAAAGGTAAATTAATAGAACTTATGATAAACTATGAACCAAAACTTCATTATATAGGTGAATGGTGGAAACAATTATTTGGAGAATCAGAGGGAAAAGATGGGAAGGGAATATTCCCAGCTGCAGTTGATTTAAGTACTGATTTACACTCAATGGGTCAATATATTCAAGATGGAGAAAGAATATTATTTGAAACATTATTAGATGTGGAAGAAAAAGAAGAAGATGTTGAAATTCCATTTGATAAAGCTGATTTAGATGGATTAAACTATCTTGCAGGTAAGGGAATGAACTTTGTAAATGAAAAGGCAAAGGAGGGAACACAACTTGCACATATAGATGGAGGTGTACCTAACATAAGAATATGTATTCCAAAATTTGATGCATTTAGTTTAGGGTATTTATTCTATTTCTTTGAAAAAGCTTGTGGAGTAAGTGGATATACATTAGGTGTTAATCCATTTAATCAACCAGGAGTTGAAGCTTATAAGAAAAATATGTTTGCTTTACTTGGGAAACCAGGATTTGAAAAGGAAGCTAAAATTTTAAATGAAAGATTAAAAAAATAA